Genomic segment of Thermococcus sp.:
AATTTCGTTGGTCCTCAGAAGTCCAATTCTGCGCTATCTCTTCATTGCAGACATGCTCTTCACTCTTCCTCACTTGCATTTTCTATACGTGTGGCAACTGTATTTTACCGGCGTTCTCAGCCTCAAGGTGGAAACTCTTGGCCCGCTCTACTCCCTAAAATCTGCGATGGGAATCTTGGCAGGGTTCCTGATCCTCTGGATTGGAATTGGAAAAAAAGAGAAGTCGCACGCTTTGCTTTTTAAGATTTCAATTTCCCTAATGCTACTCTCTTATCTTCTATTCGCTGGCGTGAGCGCTGAAATTGTCGGAGTTCTGGCACTGGCTTTCTACTCCCTTGGGGAGGCTGTTTATTTCACCGGATACACTCTCTTAATCAACGAAGCCGTTCCCAACGAGTACCGCAGTACGATAATTTCGACGAGAATGAGCATTTCCGCCTCCGTTGGTGCCGTATTCTACGCCCTGATTGGCAGGCTGGTGGACTTTTCTGGACTCGCCGGAAGTTTTGTCCTCATGATCCCTGTGTTCGTTCTCCTTGCTCTCGTTTACGTGAAGGTTTTTGGTATGGTGGAATCCAGCGCGTTCTCGCATCTATAAAACTTCAGTTTCTCAACCTTGAGTTCCTGAAAGGCATAAATACGGGAGAGACAAACCAAAAGCGTCTGAATCTGGAGGCGAGACTATGAAACTGGCCCGAGCCCAGCTCTGGGAGGAGGTCAAATTCACCGCGAAGCATATTGGGCTCAACCTTATTTCAATCCTCTGGTTAACGGCCACAGTATACTGGCTGTCTAGCTGGGTTCCAGTTTCAGGAGAAACGATTGTTGGAATAGCGAGCGTTTCACTCGCCATCGTGTTCTCGCTCTTCTTCAGCGGGGCAGTCTTTAGAGAGAAGCTCTTGGGCATTCATGAACTCCTCCTCTCGCTCCCGTTTCCTCCCGCGCGCCTTCTACTCCTCAAAACGATGGCCGGGTTCATAATAGAGGTCGCCGGAATACTTATAGGAATTCTAGCCGGATTTTTTCTGGCCCATTACAGCGGGGCTAGTATTCCTTTAACGCTTATGTTCCTCGGCCTGCTGATTTCAATTCCCCTGCTCCTCACGTTCACCTTTTTTGTGATTCTGACAACGCTCCTCATTCATTCGGGGTGGTTCAACGCAGTCAAAGTCAGGATAGGATTCGTCGCCTTTATTGTTCCCTTCTACGTCCAGAAGTACTTTGGAAACGTTCTGTCTCTAAAGCTCGCTCTCCTAATTTCTTTAGTCCTCTCTGTTGGGGTTTTGATTCCATCGCTTCTAATCTTAAGATTCCTCGGCGACCGGCTCGCCGAGAGAATACTGCTCGTCTGAGGTGGTCGTATGATAGTCCTTGAGGACGTGAGAAAGACCATTAACGGAAGGGAAGTCCTTAGGGGGATAAGCTTGACCGTAAAACCGGGCGAGATTCACGCCTACCTCGGCCACAACGGGGCGGGCAAAACAACTACGTTCCGGCTTATCCTCGGCCTTCTCGTGCCCGACTCGGGGAGGGTTGAAGTTCTTGGCCTTAGCCCTCTCAGGAATCCCGAGATAAGGGCGAGGATTGGCTATCTCCCGGAGTATGACCTCCTCTAC
This window contains:
- a CDS encoding MFS transporter — encoded protein: MILVSVIIFYSRNVITPVLTVYFKDFLGLNYSQVGYLYSLYLLIMFTTDVFTGGIADKYGRRKILTLGLLLYGLSMALIGASHGFLACAVAYGLAALGSSLLSGTLQAWYFTEIKAQNLGREEARKAYGLLRSINSANSLLIGLITAIIVAFGGMRSVFYVAAILNFFGAFLAILLLNENWGTREKGVLAIVREGISLVLRSPILRYLFIADMLFTLPHLHFLYVWQLYFTGVLSLKVETLGPLYSLKSAMGILAGFLILWIGIGKKEKSHALLFKISISLMLLSYLLFAGVSAEIVGVLALAFYSLGEAVYFTGYTLLINEAVPNEYRSTIISTRMSISASVGAVFYALIGRLVDFSGLAGSFVLMIPVFVLLALVYVKVFGMVESSAFSHL